One genomic segment of Streptomyces sp. NBC_00239 includes these proteins:
- a CDS encoding histidine triad nucleotide-binding protein: MAGEPQADCLFCKIVKGDIPATIVRETETTVAFRDINPQAPTHVLVIPKVHYPDAASLAAAEPTVLADVVREAGEVAAEEKVDGTGYRIAFNTGTGAGQTVFHAHAHVLGGRGFAWPPG, translated from the coding sequence ATGGCAGGCGAACCGCAGGCGGACTGCCTGTTCTGCAAGATCGTCAAGGGGGACATCCCGGCGACGATCGTGCGCGAGACCGAGACCACCGTCGCGTTCCGCGACATCAACCCGCAGGCGCCCACGCACGTCCTGGTGATCCCCAAGGTGCACTACCCGGACGCGGCGAGCCTCGCGGCGGCCGAGCCGACCGTGCTCGCCGACGTCGTGCGCGAGGCCGGCGAGGTCGCCGCCGAGGAGAAGGTCGACGGCACCGGCTACCGGATCGCCTTCAACACCGGCACCGGCGCGGGCCAGACCGTCTTCCACGCCCACGCCCACGTGCTCGGCGGGCGCGGCTTCGCCTGGCCGCCCGGATAA
- a CDS encoding PhoH family protein: protein MTQTPTDRTPAPGQARAHFTVPAKHPMVMVLGSGDALLRVIERAFPGADIHVRGNQVSAVGDFAEVALIQRLFDEMMLVLRTGQPMTEDAVERSIAMLRANGSDGAEAVTETPAEVLTQNILSSRGRTIRPKTLNQKRYVDAIDKHTIVFGIGPAGTGKTYLAMAKAVQALQSKQVSRIILTRPAVEAGERLGFLPGTLFEKIDPYLRPLYDALHDMLDPDSIPRLMAAGTIEVAPLAYMRGRTLNDAFIILDEAQNTSPEQMKMFLTRLGFDSKIVITGDVTQIDLPGGTKSGLKQVQEILEDVEDVHFSRLTSQDVVRHKLVGRIVDAYEQYDSRNGK, encoded by the coding sequence ATGACTCAGACACCCACAGACCGGACCCCCGCGCCGGGGCAGGCACGAGCCCACTTCACGGTCCCCGCGAAGCACCCGATGGTGATGGTGCTCGGCTCGGGCGACGCCCTGTTGCGCGTGATCGAAAGGGCGTTCCCCGGCGCCGACATCCATGTGCGGGGCAACCAGGTGAGCGCGGTCGGCGACTTCGCTGAAGTCGCACTGATCCAGCGTTTGTTCGACGAGATGATGCTGGTGCTCCGCACCGGGCAGCCGATGACGGAGGACGCAGTGGAACGCTCGATCGCCATGCTCCGGGCCAATGGCAGCGACGGCGCGGAAGCCGTCACCGAGACCCCGGCCGAGGTGCTCACGCAGAACATCCTCTCCAGCCGGGGCCGCACCATCCGCCCCAAGACCCTCAACCAGAAGCGGTACGTCGACGCGATCGACAAGCACACGATCGTCTTCGGCATCGGCCCCGCCGGTACCGGCAAGACCTATCTCGCCATGGCCAAGGCGGTCCAGGCCCTGCAGTCCAAGCAGGTCAGCCGGATCATCCTGACCCGGCCCGCCGTCGAGGCGGGCGAGCGGCTCGGCTTCCTGCCGGGCACGCTCTTCGAGAAGATCGACCCGTACCTGCGCCCGCTGTACGACGCACTGCACGACATGCTCGACCCCGACTCCATCCCGCGGCTGATGGCCGCGGGCACCATCGAGGTCGCGCCGCTGGCGTACATGCGAGGCCGGACGCTCAACGACGCCTTCATCATCCTGGACGAGGCGCAGAACACGAGCCCGGAGCAGATGAAGATGTTCCTGACGAGGCTCGGCTTCGACTCGAAGATCGTCATCACGGGTGACGTCACGCAGATCGACCTGCCCGGCGGGACCAAGTCCGGTCTCAAGCAGGTCCAGGAGATCCTCGAGGACGTCGAGGACGTCCACTTCTCGCGGCTCACGTCCCAGGATGTCGTCCGGCACAAGCTCGTCGGCCGTATTGTCGACGCGTACGAGCAGTACGACAGCCGCAACGGGAAGTAG
- a CDS encoding 16S rRNA (uracil(1498)-N(3))-methyltransferase: MTAPVFVVDKVPAGPQFVLDGPEGRHAVSVKRLEPGEELVLTDGRGGWAEGVVAAAEGKDRLVVDVRAVAEEPEPAPRITVVQALPKGDRGELAVETMTETGVDAIVPWQASRCITQWRGDRGAKSLAKWRSTAREAGKQSRRVRFPEVAEAMSTKQVAALLAGADLAMVLHEDRDAASGALALAELPAQGSIVVVVGPEGGVSPEELKVFAEAGARPYRLGRSVLRTSTAGTAAVAVLLSRTGRWS, encoded by the coding sequence ATGACCGCCCCCGTGTTCGTGGTCGACAAGGTGCCCGCCGGGCCGCAGTTCGTCCTCGACGGACCCGAAGGCCGGCACGCGGTCTCCGTGAAGCGCCTGGAGCCCGGCGAGGAACTCGTCCTCACCGACGGGCGGGGCGGCTGGGCCGAGGGCGTGGTCGCCGCCGCCGAGGGCAAGGACCGCCTCGTCGTCGACGTACGGGCGGTGGCCGAGGAGCCCGAGCCGGCGCCGCGCATCACCGTCGTACAGGCCCTCCCCAAGGGCGACCGGGGCGAACTCGCCGTCGAGACCATGACCGAGACCGGAGTCGATGCGATCGTGCCCTGGCAGGCCTCGCGCTGCATCACGCAGTGGCGCGGCGACCGGGGGGCCAAGTCCCTCGCGAAGTGGCGCAGTACGGCCCGCGAGGCCGGCAAGCAGTCCCGCCGGGTGCGCTTCCCAGAGGTCGCCGAGGCCATGTCCACCAAGCAGGTCGCGGCGCTGCTGGCCGGCGCCGACCTCGCGATGGTCCTGCACGAGGACCGCGACGCGGCCAGCGGGGCGCTCGCGCTGGCGGAACTGCCCGCACAGGGCTCGATCGTGGTCGTCGTCGGCCCGGAGGGCGGGGTCTCGCCGGAGGAGCTCAAGGTGTTCGCGGAGGCGGGCGCCCGCCCGTACCGGCTGGGCCGCTCGGTGCTGCGGACGTCCACGGCCGGCACGGCCGCGGTGGCGGTCCTGCTCTCCCGCACCGGCCGCTGGTCGTAA
- a CDS encoding MFS transporter, translating into MTQQTAPQTASPTDPAVPAAPTAPGTPTAPADPTAPDAHGTPAGPATPVRPARRRPHRAWSVAVVTFVTIIGAAAFNSVPGLLIGPLHEEFHWSRGTIGLAVSVNLALYGLTAPFAAALMDRFGIRRVVAAGLTAISAGSLLTVWMTAAWQLVLYWGLLVGLGSGSMALAFAATVTNRWFTTRKGLVTGLLTAAGASGQLVFLPLLSWLVTAHGWRPASVTVALASLAVVPFVWLLLRDHPADVGLAPYGSTEVVPKPAPVPGAARRAVTVLLRAARTGPFWLLAGTFAICGASTNGLVKTHFVPAAHDHGMPLTAAAGLLAVIGVFDVVGTVCSGWLTDRFESRRLLAVYYALRGISLLFLPLLLAPAVHPPMLFFIVFYGLDWVATVPPTLALCREQYGEDSAIVFGWILASHQVGAAVVAFLGGAARDAFGSYDVVFYASGALCAVAALMSMTIRRRPRTV; encoded by the coding sequence GTGACGCAGCAGACCGCTCCCCAGACCGCCTCCCCCACAGACCCCGCCGTCCCCGCGGCCCCCACAGCCCCCGGCACCCCCACCGCTCCCGCCGACCCCACCGCTCCCGACGCCCACGGCACTCCCGCCGGCCCCGCCACCCCCGTCCGCCCCGCCCGGCGCCGCCCCCACCGCGCCTGGTCGGTCGCCGTCGTGACCTTCGTGACGATCATCGGCGCGGCCGCGTTCAACTCCGTCCCCGGTCTCCTCATCGGCCCCCTGCACGAGGAGTTCCACTGGTCGCGCGGCACGATCGGCCTCGCCGTCTCGGTCAACCTCGCGCTGTACGGCCTCACCGCGCCGTTCGCCGCCGCGTTGATGGACCGTTTCGGCATCCGCCGCGTGGTGGCCGCGGGCCTGACCGCGATCTCCGCGGGCTCGCTGCTCACCGTCTGGATGACCGCCGCCTGGCAACTGGTCCTCTACTGGGGCCTGCTGGTCGGCCTCGGCAGCGGCTCCATGGCCCTGGCCTTCGCCGCCACCGTCACCAACCGCTGGTTCACCACCCGCAAGGGCCTGGTCACGGGCCTGCTCACCGCGGCCGGCGCCTCCGGCCAGCTGGTGTTCCTGCCGCTGCTGTCCTGGCTGGTCACCGCCCACGGCTGGCGCCCCGCCTCGGTGACCGTGGCCCTCGCCTCGCTCGCCGTGGTGCCCTTCGTCTGGCTGCTGCTGCGCGATCACCCCGCCGACGTCGGGCTCGCCCCGTACGGCTCCACCGAGGTCGTCCCGAAGCCCGCGCCCGTACCGGGGGCGGCCCGCCGCGCGGTCACCGTGCTCCTGCGGGCGGCCCGCACCGGCCCGTTCTGGCTGCTCGCCGGCACCTTCGCGATCTGCGGCGCCTCGACGAACGGCCTGGTCAAGACGCACTTCGTGCCTGCCGCCCACGACCACGGCATGCCCCTCACGGCGGCCGCCGGACTGCTCGCGGTGATCGGCGTCTTCGACGTGGTCGGCACCGTCTGCTCGGGTTGGCTCACCGACCGCTTCGAGTCCCGCCGGCTGCTGGCCGTCTACTACGCGCTGCGCGGGATCTCGCTGCTCTTCCTGCCCCTGCTGCTCGCGCCCGCCGTGCACCCGCCGATGCTGTTCTTCATCGTCTTCTACGGGCTGGACTGGGTGGCCACCGTGCCGCCGACCCTCGCGCTGTGCCGGGAGCAGTACGGCGAGGACAGCGCCATCGTCTTCGGCTGGATCCTGGCCTCGCACCAGGTCGGCGCGGCGGTGGTGGCCTTCCTGGGCGGGGCGGCCCGGGACGCCTTCGGCTCGTACGACGTGGTCTTCTACGCGTCGGGCGCCCTGTGCGCGGTGGCGGCGCTGATGTCGATGACGATCCGGCGCCGCCCCCGCACGGTCTGA
- the dnaJ gene encoding molecular chaperone DnaJ, with amino-acid sequence MATDYYAVLGVRRDASQDEIKKAFRKLARELHPDVNPDPKTQERFKEINAAYEVLSDPQKKQVYDLGGDPLSASGGGGGAGGFGAGGFGNFSDIMDAFFGQASQRGPRSRTRRGQDAMIRLELELDEAAFGTTKDIQVDTAIVCTTCSGEGAAPGTSAQTCDMCRGRGEVSQVTRSFLGQVMTSRPCPQCQGFGTVVPTPCPECAGDGRVRSRRTLTVKIPAGVENGTRIQLAGEGEVGPGGGPAGDLYVEIHELPHPVFQRRGDDLHCTVTLPMTAAALGTKCPLETLDGMEEVDIRPGTQSGQSIPLHGRGVTHLRGGGRGDLIVHVEVMTPNKLDPQQEDLLRQLAKLRGEERPLGQFQPGQQGLFSRLKDAFNGR; translated from the coding sequence GTGGCCACGGACTACTACGCCGTTCTCGGCGTGCGCCGCGACGCATCGCAGGACGAGATCAAGAAGGCCTTCCGCAAGCTCGCGCGCGAGCTGCACCCGGACGTGAACCCCGATCCCAAGACGCAAGAGCGTTTCAAGGAGATCAACGCCGCGTACGAGGTGCTGTCGGACCCGCAGAAGAAGCAGGTCTACGACCTCGGCGGCGACCCGCTGTCCGCCTCCGGCGGCGGCGGTGGCGCGGGCGGCTTCGGGGCCGGCGGCTTCGGCAACTTCTCGGACATCATGGACGCCTTCTTCGGACAGGCGTCCCAGCGCGGCCCGCGCTCGCGCACCCGCCGCGGCCAGGACGCGATGATCCGGCTGGAGCTGGAACTCGACGAGGCCGCGTTCGGGACCACCAAGGACATCCAGGTCGACACCGCGATCGTGTGTACGACCTGCTCGGGCGAGGGCGCCGCACCCGGCACCTCCGCCCAGACCTGTGACATGTGCCGCGGCCGCGGCGAGGTCTCCCAGGTCACCCGCTCCTTCCTGGGCCAGGTCATGACCTCGCGCCCGTGCCCGCAGTGCCAGGGCTTCGGCACCGTGGTCCCGACCCCGTGCCCCGAGTGCGCGGGCGACGGCCGGGTCCGCTCCCGCCGCACCCTCACGGTCAAGATCCCGGCCGGTGTGGAGAACGGCACCCGCATCCAGCTCGCGGGCGAGGGCGAGGTCGGCCCCGGCGGCGGCCCCGCCGGCGACCTGTACGTGGAGATCCACGAGCTCCCGCACCCGGTCTTCCAGCGGCGCGGCGACGACCTGCACTGCACGGTCACCCTCCCCATGACGGCGGCCGCGCTGGGCACGAAGTGCCCGCTGGAGACGCTGGACGGGATGGAGGAGGTCGACATCCGGCCCGGTACCCAGTCCGGCCAGTCGATCCCGCTGCACGGGCGCGGCGTCACGCACCTGCGCGGCGGCGGCCGCGGCGACCTCATCGTGCACGTCGAGGTCATGACCCCGAACAAGCTGGACCCGCAGCAGGAGGACCTGCTGCGCCAGCTGGCCAAGCTGCGCGGCGAAGAGCGCCCCCTCGGGCAGTTCCAGCCGGGCCAGCAGGGCCTGTTCAGCCGCCTGAAGGACGCGTTCAACGGCCGCTGA
- a CDS encoding hemolysin family protein: MSAAQLITGAVLLVVVAWLAACAEAGIARVSVFRAEEAARSGRRGSAKLLQVASDPTRYLNVALLVRVACEMAAAVLVTYACLDEFGENWTALVVAIAVMVLVSYVAVGVSPRTIGRQHPLNTATASAYVLLPLARIMGPVPQLLILLGNALTPGKGFRKGPFASEAELRAMVDLAEKESLIEDDERRMVHSVFELGDTLVREVMVPRTDLICIERYKTVRQATTLALRSGFSRIPVTGENEDDIVGIVYLKDLVRKTHINRGAESDLVSTAMRPAVFVPDTKNAGDLLREMQQVRNHVAVVIDEYGGTAGIVTIEDILEEIVGEITDEYDRELPPVEELGPDRYRVTARLDITDLGELFGIDEYDDEDVETVGGLLAKALGRVPIAGATSGVELPDGRRLRLTAEAPAGRRNKIVTVLVEPDPEAAQAGPGQPGPGQGAKP, from the coding sequence GTGAGCGCCGCCCAGCTGATCACCGGGGCGGTGCTGCTGGTCGTCGTGGCCTGGCTCGCCGCCTGTGCGGAGGCCGGCATCGCCCGGGTCTCCGTCTTCCGCGCCGAGGAGGCCGCACGGTCCGGGCGGCGGGGCAGCGCCAAGCTGCTCCAGGTCGCCTCCGACCCGACCCGCTACCTGAACGTGGCCCTGCTGGTGCGGGTCGCGTGCGAGATGGCGGCCGCGGTCCTGGTCACGTACGCGTGCCTGGACGAGTTCGGCGAGAACTGGACGGCGCTGGTCGTGGCGATCGCCGTCATGGTCCTCGTGTCGTACGTGGCCGTCGGCGTCTCGCCCCGCACCATCGGCCGCCAGCACCCGCTGAACACCGCGACGGCGTCCGCGTACGTACTGCTGCCGCTGGCCCGGATCATGGGGCCGGTGCCGCAGCTGCTGATCCTCCTCGGCAACGCGCTCACGCCCGGAAAGGGCTTCCGCAAGGGGCCGTTCGCCTCCGAGGCGGAGCTGCGCGCGATGGTGGACCTCGCCGAGAAGGAATCCCTGATCGAGGACGACGAGCGCCGGATGGTGCACTCGGTCTTCGAGCTGGGCGACACCCTCGTGCGCGAGGTGATGGTCCCGCGGACCGACCTGATCTGCATCGAGCGGTACAAGACGGTCCGTCAGGCGACCACGCTGGCGCTGCGGTCGGGCTTCTCGCGGATCCCGGTGACCGGCGAGAACGAGGACGACATCGTCGGCATCGTGTACCTGAAGGACCTCGTCCGCAAGACCCACATCAACCGCGGCGCCGAGTCCGACCTGGTCTCGACGGCCATGCGCCCGGCGGTGTTCGTGCCCGACACGAAGAACGCGGGCGACCTGCTGCGCGAGATGCAGCAGGTCCGCAACCACGTCGCCGTCGTCATCGACGAGTACGGCGGCACGGCGGGCATCGTCACCATCGAGGACATCCTGGAGGAGATCGTCGGTGAGATCACCGACGAGTACGACCGGGAGCTGCCGCCGGTCGAGGAACTCGGCCCGGACCGCTACCGGGTGACGGCCCGGCTGGACATCACCGACCTCGGCGAGCTCTTCGGGATCGACGAGTACGACGACGAGGACGTCGAGACGGTGGGCGGTCTGCTCGCCAAGGCGCTCGGCCGGGTACCGATCGCGGGTGCAACCTCGGGGGTCGAACTGCCCGACGGGCGGCGGCTGCGGCTGACCGCGGAGGCGCCGGCCGGCCGCCGGAACAAGATCGTGACGGTGCTCGTGGAGCCGGATCCGGAGGCGGCGCAGGCCGGTCCCGGGCAACCCGGGCCGGGACAGGGGGCGAAGCCGTGA
- a CDS encoding cytidine deaminase, with protein MTDSISGGNGTEIDPEDRKIITLARSARARNGVAEGAAVRDETGRTYVAGTVSLDSLQLSALQTAVAMAVASGARSLEAAAVVTEADEAAALDRAAVRDLGGPATPVLLAGPDGELRATVTAG; from the coding sequence ATGACCGACAGCATCTCCGGCGGCAACGGGACCGAGATCGACCCCGAGGACCGCAAGATCATCACCCTGGCGCGCAGCGCCCGCGCCCGCAACGGCGTGGCCGAAGGGGCGGCGGTACGCGACGAGACCGGCCGCACGTACGTGGCCGGCACCGTGTCGCTGGACTCCCTGCAGCTCAGCGCCCTCCAGACCGCGGTCGCCATGGCGGTCGCGAGCGGCGCCCGGTCCCTGGAGGCGGCGGCGGTCGTGACCGAGGCGGACGAGGCCGCGGCGCTCGACCGCGCGGCCGTCCGCGACCTCGGCGGCCCGGCCACCCCGGTGCTGCTGGCGGGCCCCGACGGCGAGCTGCGCGCCACCGTCACCGCGGGCTGA
- a CDS encoding MmcQ/YjbR family DNA-binding protein, whose product MTPDELRAFCLGFNAVAEEFPFNPETSVFKVLGKVFALSALDSRPLRVNLKCDPEQAVRLRAEYPAVAPGYHMNKRHWNTVTVDGVPDALLRELVEDSYDLVVAGLPRAERLKLDRP is encoded by the coding sequence GTGACACCGGACGAACTGCGCGCGTTCTGCCTCGGTTTCAACGCCGTGGCGGAGGAGTTCCCGTTCAACCCGGAGACCTCGGTCTTCAAGGTGCTCGGCAAGGTGTTCGCGCTGAGCGCGCTGGACTCCAGGCCGCTCAGGGTCAACCTGAAGTGCGATCCCGAGCAGGCGGTGCGGCTGCGGGCCGAGTACCCGGCCGTGGCGCCCGGCTACCACATGAACAAGCGCCACTGGAACACGGTGACCGTGGACGGGGTGCCCGACGCGCTGCTGCGGGAGCTCGTCGAGGACTCGTACGACCTCGTGGTGGCGGGGCTGCCGCGGGCGGAGCGGCTGAAGCTGGACCGCCCGTAG
- a CDS encoding nitronate monooxygenase has product MSSALSDLCRFPVVQAPMAGGGSCPELAAAVASAGGLGFLAGGYKTADGMYQEVKRLRALTARPFGVNLFMPQHAAVDPAEIEAYRGQLAGEASWYETALSEDVFACSDDGYDAKIAILLDDPVPLVSFTFGCPEPATLDAFAKAGTRTAVTVTSAEEARAAQSAGAHAVCVQGIEAGGHQGTHRDDPQADGTGFGLLPLVAQVREAVGLPIVAAGGLMRGSQIAAVLAAGAEAAQLGTAFLACPESGADPLHKRALTDPLFVRTELTRAFSGRPARGLVNRFMREHGPYAPAAYPQVHHLTTGLRKAAAEAGDPQGMALWAGQGHRLARTLPAGQLVEVLAAELAEAQSALQMRSAS; this is encoded by the coding sequence ATGTCCTCCGCACTGAGCGATCTCTGCCGGTTCCCGGTCGTGCAGGCGCCGATGGCCGGCGGCGGTTCCTGCCCCGAGCTCGCCGCAGCGGTCGCCTCGGCGGGCGGACTCGGCTTCCTGGCCGGCGGGTACAAGACCGCCGACGGGATGTACCAGGAGGTCAAGCGGCTGCGCGCGCTCACCGCGCGCCCCTTCGGCGTCAACCTCTTCATGCCGCAGCACGCCGCGGTGGACCCGGCCGAGATCGAGGCGTACCGCGGACAGCTCGCCGGTGAGGCCAGCTGGTACGAGACCGCGCTGAGCGAGGACGTCTTCGCCTGCTCCGACGACGGCTACGACGCCAAGATCGCGATCCTCCTCGACGATCCGGTGCCGCTCGTCTCCTTCACCTTCGGCTGCCCCGAGCCCGCGACGCTGGACGCGTTCGCGAAGGCCGGCACCCGTACCGCGGTCACCGTGACCTCCGCCGAGGAGGCCCGTGCCGCGCAGAGCGCCGGCGCGCACGCCGTCTGCGTGCAGGGCATCGAGGCCGGCGGGCACCAGGGCACCCACCGCGACGACCCGCAGGCCGACGGCACCGGCTTCGGTCTGCTGCCGCTCGTCGCCCAGGTGCGCGAGGCCGTCGGGCTCCCGATCGTCGCCGCGGGCGGGCTGATGCGCGGGTCGCAGATCGCCGCCGTGCTCGCCGCCGGCGCCGAGGCCGCACAGCTCGGCACCGCCTTCCTGGCCTGCCCGGAGTCGGGCGCCGACCCGCTGCACAAGCGGGCCCTGACCGACCCGCTGTTCGTCCGTACCGAACTCACCCGGGCGTTCTCCGGGCGTCCGGCCCGCGGCCTGGTCAACCGGTTCATGCGGGAACACGGCCCCTACGCGCCGGCCGCGTACCCGCAGGTGCATCATCTGACGACCGGACTGCGCAAGGCCGCCGCCGAGGCGGGCGACCCGCAGGGGATGGCGCTGTGGGCCGGACAGGGCCACCGGCTGGCCCGCACCCTGCCCGCCGGGCAGCTGGTGGAGGTTCTCGCGGCCGAACTGGCCGAAGCGCAGAGTGCGTTGCAGATGAGGAGTGCGTCATGA
- a CDS encoding ribonuclease Z, translated as MSVREFVVLGTASQVPTRHRNHNGYLLRWDGEGILFDPGEGTQRQMLRAGVAAHDINRICVTHFHGDHSLGLAGVIQRINLDRVPHPVTAHFPASGQQFFDRLRYATAYRETVRIDEAPVAADGLLAQGATYRLEAVRLSHPVESFGYRLTEPDGRRMLPELLARHGIAGPDVGRIQRDGELDGVTLDQVSEVRTGQRFAFVMDTRLCEGVDALAQGCDMLVIESTFLDEDERLATEHGHLTAGQAARVASRAGVRHLVLTHFSQRYTDPDAFERQARAAGFDGELTVAQDLLRVPLPKRP; from the coding sequence GTGTCCGTACGTGAATTCGTGGTGCTCGGCACCGCGAGCCAGGTCCCGACCCGGCACCGCAACCACAACGGGTACCTGCTGCGCTGGGACGGAGAGGGCATCCTCTTCGATCCCGGCGAGGGCACCCAGCGCCAGATGCTGCGCGCGGGCGTGGCCGCGCACGACATCAACCGGATCTGCGTCACCCACTTCCATGGGGACCACTCGCTCGGGCTCGCCGGGGTGATCCAGCGGATCAACCTCGACCGGGTCCCGCACCCGGTCACGGCGCACTTCCCGGCCAGCGGGCAGCAGTTCTTCGACCGGCTGCGGTACGCCACCGCCTACCGCGAGACGGTGCGGATCGACGAGGCGCCGGTCGCGGCCGACGGGCTGCTCGCGCAGGGCGCCACGTACCGGCTGGAGGCGGTCCGGCTGAGCCACCCCGTCGAGTCCTTCGGCTACCGGCTCACCGAGCCGGACGGGCGGCGGATGCTCCCCGAACTGCTGGCCCGGCACGGGATCGCCGGCCCCGACGTGGGCCGCATCCAGCGCGACGGCGAGCTGGACGGGGTCACCCTCGACCAGGTCAGCGAGGTCCGGACCGGCCAGCGCTTCGCCTTCGTCATGGACACCCGGTTGTGCGAGGGCGTGGACGCGCTCGCCCAGGGCTGCGACATGCTCGTGATCGAGTCGACCTTCCTCGACGAGGACGAGCGGCTGGCCACCGAGCACGGCCACCTGACCGCCGGGCAGGCAGCCCGGGTCGCGAGCCGGGCGGGCGTGAGGCACCTGGTCCTGACCCACTTCTCGCAGCGGTACACGGACCCGGACGCCTTCGAGCGGCAGGCGCGGGCCGCCGGGTTCGACGGCGAGCTCACGGTCGCCCAGGACCTCCTGCGGGTCCCCCTGCCCAAGCGCCCCTGA
- the ybeY gene encoding rRNA maturation RNase YbeY yields the protein MSIDVNNESGTEVDEQAILDIARYALTRMRIHPLSELSVIVVDEAAMEQLHIQWMDLPGPTDVMSFPMDELRPPAKDSEEPPQGLLGDIVLCPEVAKQQGQDAPTQHSMDEELQLLTVHGVLHLLGYDHEEPDEKAEMFGLQAAIVDGWRGERGLTGPSPAPTVS from the coding sequence ATGTCGATCGACGTCAACAACGAGTCCGGAACCGAGGTCGACGAGCAGGCGATCCTCGACATCGCCCGCTACGCACTGACCCGGATGCGGATCCACCCGCTGTCCGAGCTCTCGGTGATCGTCGTGGACGAGGCCGCCATGGAGCAGCTCCACATCCAGTGGATGGACCTGCCCGGACCGACCGACGTCATGTCCTTCCCGATGGACGAGCTGCGTCCGCCGGCCAAGGACTCCGAGGAGCCCCCGCAGGGGCTCCTCGGCGACATCGTGCTCTGCCCCGAGGTCGCCAAGCAGCAGGGCCAGGACGCGCCCACGCAGCACTCCATGGACGAGGAGCTCCAGCTCCTGACCGTCCACGGGGTGCTGCACCTGCTCGGCTACGACCACGAGGAGCCCGACGAGAAGGCCGAGATGTTCGGCCTGCAGGCCGCCATCGTGGACGGCTGGCGCGGTGAGCGCGGGCTGACCGGTCCGTCCCCGGCCCCCACCGTGTCGTGA
- a CDS encoding carbohydrate kinase family protein, producing the protein MTSRNGPHHHPGRAELDPLRGVRTPQDPGCDVFLTGTVFLDIIFTGLDSAPVRGTESWARGMGSSPGGVANMATALARLGLRTSLAAAFGDDHYGEYCWDALAQGEGIDLSMSRTIPGWHSPVTVSMAYEGERTMISHGHEAPPPAGPGPFPECPPRARAAVASLEPGRREEWIASAAGRGARIFADVGWDDSGRWDLAALGGLEHCEAFLPNAGEAVRYTRTDSPQAAARALAEHVPIAVVTMGAEGSYAVDGRTGETALVPGIAVEELDPTGAGDVYVAGFLTGTLAGWPLADRLAFAGLTAALSVQEFGGSLSAPGWEEVAAWWRRVRALPGGVPQELRHYGFLDDLLPDSALRPEPCEPRRRAVPTIGFRHSA; encoded by the coding sequence GTGACCAGTCGGAACGGACCACACCACCACCCGGGGCGTGCGGAGCTGGACCCGCTGCGCGGCGTACGGACCCCGCAGGACCCGGGCTGCGACGTCTTCCTGACCGGCACGGTCTTCCTGGACATCATCTTCACGGGCCTCGACTCGGCGCCCGTGCGCGGTACGGAGTCCTGGGCCCGCGGCATGGGCTCCAGCCCCGGCGGCGTCGCCAACATGGCCACCGCCCTGGCCCGCCTGGGCCTGCGCACCTCGCTCGCCGCCGCCTTCGGCGACGACCACTACGGCGAGTACTGCTGGGACGCCCTCGCGCAGGGCGAGGGCATCGACCTGTCGATGTCCCGGACCATCCCCGGCTGGCACTCCCCGGTGACCGTCTCGATGGCCTACGAGGGCGAGCGCACGATGATCTCGCACGGCCACGAGGCGCCCCCGCCCGCCGGCCCCGGTCCCTTCCCCGAATGCCCGCCGCGGGCCCGGGCCGCCGTCGCCTCCCTGGAGCCGGGCCGCCGCGAGGAGTGGATCGCCTCCGCCGCCGGCCGCGGCGCCCGCATCTTCGCGGACGTGGGCTGGGACGACAGCGGGCGCTGGGACCTGGCCGCGCTGGGCGGCCTGGAGCACTGCGAGGCCTTCCTCCCGAACGCCGGCGAGGCCGTGCGCTACACCCGCACCGACAGCCCGCAGGCCGCCGCTCGCGCGCTCGCCGAGCACGTCCCGATCGCCGTGGTCACCATGGGCGCGGAAGGCTCGTACGCCGTGGACGGACGGACCGGGGAGACCGCCCTCGTGCCCGGGATCGCGGTGGAGGAACTGGACCCCACCGGAGCCGGCGACGTCTACGTGGCCGGATTCCTGACCGGCACCCTGGCCGGCTGGCCGCTCGCCGACCGGCTCGCCTTCGCCGGCCTGACGGCCGCCCTGTCCGTGCAGGAGTTCGGCGGCTCGCTCTCGGCGCCCGGCTGGGAGGAGGTCGCCGCCTGGTGGCGGCGGGTACGGGCGCTGCCCGGCGGCGTGCCGCAGGAGCTGCGGCACTACGGATTCCTCGACGACCTGCTGCCGGACTCCGCGCTGCGCCCCGAGCCCTGCGAGCCGCGCCGCCGCGCCGTCCCGACCATCGGCTTCCGGCACTCCGCCTGA